From one Microbacterium aurum genomic stretch:
- a CDS encoding acetolactate synthase large subunit, with the protein MSLDTAAAVPRPPARGSAAPVLTGAQAVVRSLEMLGVTDVFGLPGGAILPVYDPLMDSTDLRHILVRHEQGAGHAAEGYASASGKVGVAIATSGPGATNLVTAIADAYMDSVPIVAITGQVFSNLMGTDAFQEADIVGITMPITKHSFLVKDAAEIPGAIAAAYEIASTGRPGPVLVDITKDAQQAEAPFVWPPKVDLPGYRPVTKAHGKQIQAAAQLLAAARKPVLYVGGGVIRARASAELLTLAETTGAPVVTTLMARGAFPDSHAQHLGMPGMHGTVPAVLALQEADLIVALGARFDDRVTGKAALFAPHAQVVHVDIDPAEISKIRTADVPIVGDVRDVLVDLEGAFRAATSAAAPDIAEWWSYLDGLRTEFPLGYTQPSDGLMSPQYVISRIGELTGPEGVYAAGVGQHQMWAAQFIKYERPNAWLNSGGAGTMGYAVPAAMGAKVAEPHRDVWAIDGDGCFQMTNQELATCAINNIPIKVAIINNSSLGMVRQWQTLFYDGRYSHTNLNTGAGTVRIPDFVKLAEAYGCLAIRVEKEEDVDAAITTALATNDRPVVIDFVVSADAMVWPMVPQGVSNSYVQYARDHAPSFDQED; encoded by the coding sequence ATGTCTCTCGACACCGCCGCGGCCGTGCCGCGTCCACCCGCCCGAGGATCCGCCGCTCCGGTGCTGACCGGCGCGCAGGCGGTCGTCCGCTCGCTCGAAATGCTGGGGGTGACCGACGTGTTCGGTCTCCCCGGCGGCGCGATCCTCCCCGTCTACGACCCCCTGATGGACTCGACGGACCTCCGTCACATCCTCGTGCGCCACGAGCAGGGCGCCGGTCACGCCGCCGAGGGATACGCCTCGGCATCCGGCAAGGTCGGCGTCGCCATCGCGACCTCCGGCCCCGGCGCCACCAACCTCGTCACGGCCATCGCCGACGCGTACATGGACTCGGTGCCGATCGTCGCGATCACCGGTCAGGTGTTCTCGAACCTCATGGGCACCGACGCGTTCCAGGAGGCCGACATCGTCGGCATCACCATGCCGATCACGAAGCACTCCTTCCTCGTGAAGGACGCCGCGGAGATCCCCGGCGCGATCGCGGCCGCCTACGAGATCGCCTCGACGGGGCGTCCCGGTCCCGTGCTGGTGGACATCACGAAGGACGCGCAGCAGGCCGAGGCGCCGTTCGTGTGGCCGCCGAAGGTGGACCTTCCCGGCTACCGCCCGGTGACGAAGGCGCACGGCAAGCAGATCCAGGCGGCCGCGCAGCTGCTGGCCGCGGCCCGCAAGCCCGTGCTGTACGTCGGCGGCGGGGTCATCCGGGCGCGCGCCTCCGCCGAGCTGCTGACGCTCGCCGAGACCACCGGCGCGCCGGTCGTGACGACGCTGATGGCGCGGGGCGCCTTCCCCGACTCCCACGCGCAGCACCTGGGCATGCCCGGCATGCACGGCACCGTGCCCGCCGTCCTGGCGCTCCAGGAGGCCGACCTCATCGTCGCCCTCGGCGCCCGGTTCGATGACCGCGTCACGGGCAAGGCGGCGCTGTTCGCCCCGCACGCCCAGGTCGTGCACGTCGACATCGACCCCGCGGAGATCTCGAAGATCCGCACCGCGGACGTGCCGATCGTGGGCGATGTGCGCGACGTGCTCGTCGACCTCGAGGGCGCCTTCCGTGCCGCGACGTCCGCAGCGGCTCCCGATATCGCGGAGTGGTGGTCCTACCTCGACGGGCTCCGCACCGAGTTCCCGCTCGGCTACACCCAGCCGAGCGACGGCCTCATGTCGCCGCAGTACGTCATCTCCCGCATCGGCGAGCTGACCGGCCCCGAGGGCGTCTACGCCGCGGGCGTCGGCCAGCACCAGATGTGGGCGGCGCAGTTCATCAAGTACGAGCGCCCGAACGCGTGGCTGAACTCGGGCGGCGCCGGCACCATGGGCTACGCGGTGCCCGCCGCGATGGGCGCGAAGGTCGCCGAGCCGCACCGCGATGTGTGGGCGATCGACGGCGACGGCTGCTTCCAGATGACCAATCAGGAGCTCGCGACCTGCGCGATCAACAACATCCCGATCAAGGTCGCGATCATCAACAACTCCAGCCTCGGCATGGTCCGCCAGTGGCAGACCCTGTTCTACGACGGCCGGTATTCGCACACCAACCTCAACACCGGCGCCGGGACCGTCCGCATCCCCGACTTCGTGAAGCTCGCCGAGGCCTACGGGTGCCTCGCGATCCGCGTGGAGAAGGAGGAGGACGTGGATGCCGCCATCACGACCGCGCTCGCCACGAACGACCGCCCCGTCGTGATCGACTTCGTCGTCTCGGCCGACGCGATGGTGTGGCCGATGGTGCCGCAGGGCGTCAGCAACAGCTACGTCCAGTACGCGCGTGACCACGCCCCGAGCTTCGACCAGGAGGACTGA
- the ilvD gene encoding dihydroxy-acid dehydratase — MPASDPNIDIKPRSRVVTDGIEATTSRGMLRAVGMGDEDWDKPQIGIASSWNEITPCNLSLDRLAQGAKEGVHSGGGYPLQFGTISVSDGISMGHEGMHFSLVSREVIADSVETVVMAERLDGTVLLAGCDKSIPGMLMASARLDLSSVFLYAGSIAPGWVKLSDGTEKDVTIIDSFEAVGACLAGKMSEADLKRIECAIAPGEGACGGMYTANTMASVAEALGLSLPGSAAPPSADRRRDYFAHRSGEAVVNLLRQGITTRDILTKEAFENAIALAMALGGSTNVVLHLLAIAREADVELSLHDFNRIGDTVPHVADMKPFGKYVMNDVDRHGGIPVIMKAMLDEGFLHGDALTVTGKTLAENLAELAPDPIDGTVIHTFDNPIHATGGLTILHGSLAPEGAVVKTAGFDAAVFEGPARVFERERAAIDALAEGSIEPGTVVVIRYEGPKGGPGMREMLAITAAIKGAGLGKDVLLLTDGRFSGGTTGLCIGHIAPEAVDAGPIAFVRDGDLIRVDIAARTLDLLVDDAELNSRRDGWEPLPPRYTRGVLAKYSKLVRSAAEGATTG; from the coding sequence ATGCCTGCCAGCGATCCGAACATCGACATCAAACCCCGTAGCCGCGTCGTCACCGACGGCATCGAGGCGACCACTTCCCGCGGCATGCTCCGGGCCGTCGGCATGGGCGACGAGGACTGGGACAAGCCCCAGATCGGCATCGCCTCGAGCTGGAATGAGATCACGCCCTGCAACCTGAGCCTCGACCGGCTCGCGCAGGGCGCCAAGGAGGGCGTGCACTCCGGCGGCGGCTACCCGCTCCAGTTCGGGACGATCTCGGTCTCGGACGGCATCTCGATGGGTCACGAGGGCATGCACTTCTCACTCGTGAGCCGCGAGGTCATCGCCGACTCGGTCGAGACCGTCGTCATGGCCGAGCGCCTCGACGGCACGGTGCTGCTGGCCGGGTGCGACAAGTCCATTCCGGGGATGCTGATGGCCTCGGCGCGCCTGGACCTGTCGAGCGTTTTCCTCTACGCCGGCTCGATCGCGCCCGGCTGGGTGAAGCTCTCGGACGGCACCGAGAAGGACGTCACCATCATCGACTCCTTCGAGGCCGTCGGCGCGTGCCTCGCGGGCAAGATGAGCGAAGCCGACCTCAAGCGCATCGAGTGCGCGATCGCGCCCGGTGAAGGCGCCTGTGGCGGCATGTACACCGCGAACACGATGGCCTCCGTCGCCGAGGCGCTCGGGCTGAGCCTGCCGGGCTCGGCCGCGCCGCCGTCGGCCGACCGTCGCCGCGACTACTTCGCGCACCGCTCGGGTGAAGCCGTCGTGAACCTGCTCCGCCAGGGCATCACGACGCGGGACATCCTCACCAAGGAGGCGTTCGAGAACGCCATCGCGCTCGCGATGGCGCTCGGCGGCTCGACCAACGTCGTGCTGCACCTGCTCGCGATCGCCCGCGAGGCCGACGTCGAGCTGAGCCTGCACGATTTCAACCGCATCGGCGACACGGTGCCCCACGTGGCCGACATGAAGCCGTTCGGGAAGTACGTCATGAACGACGTCGACCGTCACGGCGGCATCCCCGTCATCATGAAGGCGATGCTCGACGAGGGCTTCCTGCACGGCGACGCACTGACGGTCACCGGCAAGACCCTCGCGGAGAACCTCGCCGAGCTCGCCCCCGACCCCATCGACGGCACGGTCATCCACACGTTCGACAACCCGATCCACGCCACCGGCGGCCTGACGATCCTGCACGGCTCGCTGGCACCGGAGGGGGCCGTCGTGAAGACGGCCGGGTTCGATGCCGCCGTGTTCGAGGGTCCCGCCCGGGTGTTCGAGCGCGAGCGCGCCGCGATCGACGCCCTCGCCGAGGGGAGCATCGAGCCCGGCACCGTCGTGGTGATCCGCTACGAGGGCCCCAAGGGCGGCCCCGGTATGCGTGAGATGCTCGCGATCACCGCCGCCATCAAGGGCGCGGGGCTCGGAAAAGATGTACTACTCTTGACGGACGGACGATTCTCAGGCGGCACAACCGGCCTGTGCATCGGCCACATAGCACCCGAAGCGGTGGACGCTGGTCCCATCGCCTTCGTGCGCGATGGTGATCTGATACGGGTCGATATCGCGGCTCGCACTCTCGACCTACTCGTCGATGACGCAGAGCTGAACTCCCGCCGTGACGGCTGGGAGCCGCTTCCCCCGCGCTACACCCGTGGCGTTCTGGCCAAGTACTCCAAGCTCGTGCGCTCCGCTGCCGAAGGCGCGACCACGGGCTGA
- a CDS encoding alpha,alpha-trehalose-phosphate synthase (UDP-forming): protein MSDTTAEADVIVVSNRLPVDHSDDAEGGWRRSPGGLVAALEPVLQSTGGAWVGWPGTADLEVAPFAFDGISLVPVTLSAEDVEQYYEGFSNDTIWPLYHDVISPPAYHREWWDAYVRVNERFAHAAASVAAPGATVWVQDYQLQLVPRLLRELRPDVVIGYFHHIPFPAYGIYSQLPWRRQVLEGLLGADVIGFQRTTDAGNFATAVRRQLGLETKSGVVRVPGPDGSERRAVAKAYPISIDAALYDEIARRPEVQERAREIRESLGNPRTILFGVDRLDYTKGIMHRLKAYGELLAEHRLDVEDVTLVQVASPSRERVAAYMQLRDEIELTVGRINGDHDTVGHTAIRYLHHSYPREEMVALYLAADVMLVTALRDGMNLVAKEYVASRIDGRGALVLSEFTGAADELAQAVKVNPHDIEGLKDAIMTAVQMPPAEQARRMRALRRRVRDHDVADWSRRFLTDLDAVRGSR, encoded by the coding sequence GTGAGCGACACCACAGCCGAGGCCGACGTCATCGTCGTGTCCAACCGCCTTCCCGTCGACCACTCCGATGATGCCGAGGGAGGCTGGCGCCGTTCGCCCGGCGGTCTGGTCGCCGCGCTGGAGCCCGTGCTGCAGTCCACCGGCGGAGCCTGGGTGGGCTGGCCGGGCACCGCCGACCTCGAGGTCGCGCCCTTCGCCTTCGACGGCATCTCCCTCGTGCCCGTCACGCTCAGCGCAGAGGACGTGGAGCAGTACTACGAGGGCTTCTCCAACGACACCATCTGGCCGCTGTACCACGATGTGATCTCGCCGCCCGCCTATCACCGGGAGTGGTGGGACGCTTACGTGCGGGTGAACGAGCGCTTTGCCCACGCCGCGGCATCCGTGGCGGCACCGGGTGCCACGGTGTGGGTGCAGGACTATCAGCTGCAGCTCGTGCCGCGCCTGCTCCGGGAGCTGCGTCCCGACGTCGTGATCGGCTACTTCCACCACATTCCCTTCCCGGCATACGGCATCTACTCGCAGCTGCCGTGGCGTCGCCAGGTGCTGGAGGGACTGCTCGGCGCCGACGTCATCGGCTTCCAGCGGACGACGGATGCCGGGAACTTCGCGACCGCCGTGCGCCGACAGCTGGGACTGGAGACGAAATCGGGCGTGGTGCGCGTCCCCGGGCCAGACGGCTCGGAGCGCCGCGCCGTGGCGAAGGCGTATCCGATCTCGATCGACGCCGCGCTCTACGACGAGATCGCCCGTCGGCCCGAGGTGCAGGAGCGTGCCCGGGAGATCCGCGAGAGCCTCGGCAACCCGCGCACGATCCTCTTCGGGGTGGACCGCCTGGACTACACCAAGGGGATCATGCACCGACTGAAGGCGTACGGGGAGCTGCTCGCCGAGCATCGCCTCGACGTCGAGGACGTCACGCTGGTGCAGGTGGCCAGCCCCAGCCGGGAGCGTGTCGCGGCGTACATGCAGCTGCGCGACGAGATCGAGCTGACCGTGGGGCGCATCAACGGCGACCACGACACCGTCGGCCACACCGCCATCCGGTATCTGCACCACTCGTATCCCCGCGAGGAGATGGTGGCCCTCTACCTCGCGGCCGACGTCATGCTCGTGACCGCCCTCCGCGACGGCATGAACCTCGTGGCCAAGGAGTACGTCGCCAGCCGCATCGACGGTCGCGGTGCACTGGTGCTCAGCGAATTCACCGGCGCGGCGGACGAACTGGCGCAGGCGGTCAAGGTGAACCCGCACGACATCGAGGGTCTCAAGGACGCCATCATGACCGCGGTGCAGATGCCGCCCGCCGAGCAGGCGCGTCGCATGCGGGCGCTGCGTCGCCGGGTGCGCGACCACGACGTCGCGGACTGGTCGCGCCGGTTCCTCACCGACCTCGACGCCGTGCGGGGGAGCCGATGA
- the serA gene encoding phosphoglycerate dehydrogenase, with protein sequence MSKPVVLIAEELSPATIDALGPDFDVRNVDGTDRPALLTAIADADAILIRSATKVDAEAIAAASRLKVVARAGVGLDNVDIKAATAAGVMVVNAPTSNIISAAELTVGHILSLARHIPAAHASLAAGAWKRSSFTGTELFEKTVGIIGLGRIGALIAARLQGFGVTVVAYDPYVTPARAQQLGVTLLSLDELLAQSDFVTIHMPKTPETTGMIGAEQFRAMKPTAYVVNVARGGLIDEEALYTALTTGEIAGAGLDVFTSEPPKEDGTAFPLLSLPNVIVTPHLGASTDEAQEKAGISVARSVKLALEGDLVPDAVNVAGGVIDPFVRPGIALVEKLGQVFSGLATSALTSLDIEVRGELAAYDVSVYRLAALKGIFTKIVSENVSYVNAPLFAEQRGIETRLVVEAESPLYRNITILRGTLSDGTVLTVAGTLAGTRMVPKIVGINGYEIEVPIEEHHVVMRYADRPGIVAIYGQKLGEAGINIAGLFVAHPDASGRALSVLTVDQPVPDEILDQMREAVGADLFRQIEITEA encoded by the coding sequence GTGTCCAAGCCTGTCGTCCTCATCGCCGAAGAACTCTCTCCCGCCACGATCGACGCCCTGGGGCCCGACTTCGACGTCCGCAACGTCGACGGCACCGACCGCCCGGCGCTGCTCACCGCGATCGCGGACGCGGACGCGATCCTCATCCGCTCGGCGACGAAGGTGGATGCCGAGGCGATCGCCGCGGCATCCCGCCTCAAGGTCGTCGCGCGTGCGGGCGTCGGCCTCGACAACGTCGACATCAAGGCCGCCACCGCGGCGGGTGTCATGGTCGTGAACGCGCCGACGTCGAACATCATCTCCGCCGCCGAGCTCACGGTCGGACACATCCTGAGTCTCGCCCGCCACATCCCCGCCGCGCACGCGTCGCTGGCCGCCGGCGCCTGGAAGCGCAGCTCGTTCACCGGGACGGAGCTCTTCGAGAAGACCGTCGGCATCATCGGACTCGGCCGCATCGGCGCACTCATCGCCGCGCGCCTGCAGGGCTTCGGCGTGACGGTGGTCGCGTACGACCCGTATGTCACCCCGGCGCGCGCACAGCAGCTCGGTGTCACCCTGCTGTCGCTCGACGAGCTGCTCGCGCAGAGCGACTTCGTCACGATCCACATGCCCAAGACGCCTGAGACGACCGGCATGATCGGGGCGGAGCAGTTCCGCGCCATGAAGCCGACGGCGTATGTCGTCAACGTCGCCCGCGGCGGCCTCATCGACGAGGAGGCGCTGTACACGGCGCTCACCACCGGCGAGATCGCGGGCGCCGGCCTCGACGTGTTCACGTCCGAGCCGCCGAAGGAGGACGGCACCGCCTTCCCGCTGCTGTCACTGCCGAACGTGATCGTGACGCCGCACCTCGGAGCATCCACCGACGAGGCGCAGGAGAAGGCCGGCATCTCGGTGGCCCGCTCCGTCAAGCTCGCCCTCGAGGGCGACCTCGTGCCCGACGCCGTCAACGTCGCGGGCGGCGTCATCGACCCGTTCGTGCGCCCCGGCATCGCCCTCGTCGAGAAGCTCGGCCAGGTGTTCTCGGGCCTCGCGACGAGCGCCCTCACGAGCCTCGACATCGAGGTGCGCGGGGAGCTGGCCGCCTACGACGTCAGCGTCTACCGTCTCGCGGCGCTCAAGGGCATCTTCACGAAGATCGTCAGCGAGAACGTCTCCTACGTGAACGCGCCGCTGTTCGCCGAGCAGCGCGGCATCGAGACGCGCCTGGTCGTGGAGGCGGAGAGCCCGCTCTACCGCAACATCACGATCCTGCGCGGCACGCTGTCGGACGGCACCGTGCTGACGGTCGCGGGCACGCTCGCGGGCACCCGCATGGTGCCGAAGATCGTCGGCATCAACGGGTACGAGATCGAGGTGCCGATCGAGGAGCACCACGTCGTCATGCGCTACGCCGACCGTCCCGGCATCGTCGCGATCTACGGCCAGAAGCTCGGCGAGGCCGGCATCAACATCGCGGGGCTGTTCGTCGCTCACCCCGATGCCAGCGGCCGCGCGCTGTCGGTGCTTACGGTCGACCAGCCCGTGCCCGACGAGATCCTCGACCAGATGCGCGAGGCCGTCGGCGCGGACCTGTTCCGTCAGATCGAGATCACCGAGGCCTGA
- a CDS encoding TetR/AcrR family transcriptional regulator, producing MSRPPRARESVLDAFEALLIAEGPKAATMDAAAQAAGVSKGGLLYHFASKEALETALLERMEQLAREDVAEMEAEPEGIVSAFLRSSVMDDSPIDRALIAGSRLAQGGSAAAVEALRRVRELWEEALRPHTRDETALQLVLLVSDGLYFNNALGVQTPGATVPGPVPEGAAMDALIALVEASAR from the coding sequence ATGTCCCGCCCACCCCGTGCCCGCGAGAGCGTGCTCGACGCGTTCGAGGCGCTGCTCATCGCCGAGGGACCGAAGGCGGCGACGATGGATGCCGCCGCGCAGGCCGCCGGCGTCTCGAAGGGCGGCCTGCTCTACCACTTCGCGTCGAAGGAAGCGCTGGAGACCGCGTTGCTGGAGCGCATGGAGCAGCTCGCGCGCGAGGACGTCGCCGAGATGGAGGCGGAGCCCGAGGGCATCGTGTCGGCGTTCCTGCGGTCGTCGGTGATGGACGACTCCCCCATCGACCGCGCGCTCATCGCGGGATCGCGCCTCGCGCAGGGAGGCAGCGCGGCGGCCGTCGAGGCGCTGCGGCGCGTGCGCGAGCTGTGGGAAGAGGCGCTGCGTCCCCACACCCGCGACGAGACGGCGCTGCAGCTGGTGCTGCTCGTGAGCGACGGGCTCTACTTCAACAACGCCCTGGGCGTGCAGACCCCCGGCGCCACCGTCCCGGGGCCGGTGCCCGAGGGCGCCGCGATGGATGCCCTGATCGCGCTCGTCGAGGCATCCGCCCGCTGA
- a CDS encoding bacitracin resistance protein — MTADTTAAPRRAPQTPTWAVVTIAALFGLFYAYAVWNAVDFLVAQATGALSLNAYGWFVLLLAVVFPLIAFGIAFALGWRRVWWHFALVLVTGLAVVAVFWLNIVAYSAVAGAAMLG; from the coding sequence ATGACCGCCGACACGACCGCCGCGCCGCGGCGCGCGCCGCAGACGCCCACGTGGGCGGTCGTCACGATCGCCGCGCTGTTCGGGCTCTTCTACGCCTACGCGGTGTGGAACGCCGTCGACTTCCTGGTGGCGCAGGCCACGGGAGCGCTGTCGCTCAACGCCTACGGCTGGTTCGTGCTGCTGCTGGCGGTCGTCTTCCCGCTGATCGCCTTCGGCATCGCGTTCGCGCTCGGCTGGCGCCGGGTGTGGTGGCACTTCGCCCTCGTGCTGGTGACGGGTCTCGCCGTCGTCGCGGTGTTCTGGCTGAACATCGTCGCCTACAGCGCCGTCGCCGGCGCAGCCATGCTCGGCTGA
- the ilvN gene encoding acetolactate synthase small subunit, which yields MSTHVLSLLVEDKPGLLTRVAGLFARRGFNINSLAVGVTEVPGLSRITVVVDVDALPLEQVTKQLNKLVNVIKIVELEPAASVQREHMLIKVRADNQTRSNVIEVVNLFRASVVDYATDALVVEVTGDRGKVDALLRALEPFGIKELAQSGMVAIGRGGKSITERVLRN from the coding sequence ATGTCGACTCATGTGCTGAGCCTCCTCGTCGAGGACAAGCCGGGTCTGCTGACCCGCGTCGCGGGGCTGTTCGCCCGTCGCGGCTTCAACATCAACTCGCTCGCGGTGGGCGTCACCGAGGTGCCGGGACTGTCGCGCATCACGGTCGTCGTCGATGTCGACGCGCTGCCGCTGGAGCAGGTGACCAAGCAGCTGAACAAGCTCGTGAACGTCATCAAGATCGTCGAGCTGGAGCCGGCGGCATCCGTCCAGCGCGAGCACATGCTCATCAAGGTGCGTGCCGACAATCAGACGCGCTCGAACGTGATCGAGGTGGTGAACCTGTTCCGCGCCTCCGTCGTCGACTACGCGACCGACGCGCTGGTCGTCGAGGTCACCGGAGACCGCGGCAAGGTCGACGCGCTGCTGCGCGCCCTCGAGCCGTTCGGCATCAAAGAGCTCGCCCAGTCCGGCATGGTCGCCATCGGCCGCGGCGGAAAGTCCATCACCGAACGCGTTCTGCGCAACTGA
- the ilvC gene encoding ketol-acid reductoisomerase, whose amino-acid sequence MAEIFYDADADLSVIQGKKVAIVGYGSQGHAHAQNLRDSGVEVVIALKDGSKSAAKATEDGFEVKSVADATEWADLIMILAPDQHQRGIYSESIKDRLTEGKTLAFAHGFNIRFGYIDAPEGVDVILVAPKAPGHTVRREFVAGRGIPDIIAVEKDASGTAWATALSYAKAIGGTRAGVIKTTFTEETETDLFGEQSVLCGGMSHLVQYGFETLTEAGYQPEIAYFEVLHELKLIVDLMWEGGIAKQRWSISDTAEYGDYVSGPRVIDPSVKENMKAVLADIQSGAFAERFIADQDAGAPEFLALREKEAQHPIETTGKQLRSLFAWKQQDSDYTEGSAAR is encoded by the coding sequence ATGGCTGAGATCTTCTACGACGCCGACGCCGACCTGTCCGTCATCCAGGGCAAGAAGGTCGCGATCGTCGGCTACGGCTCGCAGGGCCACGCGCACGCGCAGAACCTGCGCGACTCTGGCGTCGAGGTCGTCATCGCGCTGAAGGACGGCTCGAAGTCCGCCGCGAAGGCGACCGAGGACGGCTTCGAGGTCAAGAGCGTCGCCGACGCGACCGAGTGGGCCGACCTGATCATGATCCTCGCGCCCGACCAGCACCAGCGCGGCATCTACAGCGAGTCGATCAAGGACCGTCTCACCGAGGGCAAGACGCTCGCCTTCGCGCACGGCTTCAACATCCGCTTCGGCTACATCGACGCGCCCGAGGGTGTGGACGTCATCCTCGTCGCCCCGAAGGCCCCCGGCCACACGGTGCGCCGCGAGTTCGTCGCCGGCCGCGGCATCCCCGACATCATCGCCGTCGAGAAGGACGCCTCGGGCACCGCGTGGGCGACCGCGCTGTCGTACGCGAAGGCGATCGGCGGCACGCGCGCCGGCGTCATCAAGACGACGTTCACCGAGGAGACCGAGACCGACCTGTTCGGCGAGCAATCGGTGCTCTGCGGTGGCATGAGCCACCTCGTGCAGTACGGCTTCGAGACGCTCACCGAGGCCGGCTACCAGCCGGAGATTGCCTACTTCGAGGTCCTGCACGAGCTGAAGCTCATCGTCGACCTCATGTGGGAGGGCGGCATCGCCAAGCAGCGCTGGTCGATCTCCGACACCGCCGAGTACGGCGATTACGTCTCCGGCCCCCGGGTCATCGACCCGTCGGTCAAGGAGAACATGAAGGCCGTCCTCGCCGACATCCAGTCCGGCGCGTTCGCCGAGCGCTTCATCGCCGATCAGGATGCCGGTGCCCCCGAGTTCCTGGCCCTGCGCGAGAAGGAGGCGCAGCACCCGATCGAGACGACCGGCAAGCAGCTGCGCTCCCTGTTCGCCTGGAAGCAGCAGGACAGCGACTACACCGAGGGCAGCGCCGCGCGCTGA
- the otsB gene encoding trehalose-phosphatase, producing the protein MTIDDAIASLAGADRLLVALDFDGTLSPLVDDPMSARMAPAARDAVDAIASSPDTTVALVSGRSLSDLRVIAEHGDDSILLLAGSHGAEHWTPADGTRHPAAGEPTAAEQAERDRLRAEAEALVAGVPGAWIEPKTFGFAVPSRTVPADERAELHARVDALMAAQAPHWRRRTGHHIVEYAFREEGKDTAIAWLRAHTGATAVLFAGDDVTDEDALGSLGPGDVGVRVGAGETAASVRVAGIPELAEMLVRLAHERTRTRE; encoded by the coding sequence ATGACGATCGACGACGCCATCGCGAGCCTCGCCGGCGCCGACCGGCTGCTCGTCGCCCTGGATTTCGACGGGACGCTCTCTCCGCTCGTCGACGATCCCATGAGCGCCCGCATGGCCCCGGCGGCCCGGGATGCCGTCGACGCCATCGCGTCGAGTCCCGACACGACGGTCGCGCTCGTCTCGGGCCGGAGCCTGTCCGACCTCCGCGTCATCGCCGAGCACGGCGATGACTCCATCCTCCTGCTGGCCGGCTCCCACGGCGCGGAGCACTGGACGCCCGCCGACGGGACGCGTCACCCCGCCGCCGGCGAGCCGACGGCCGCCGAGCAGGCAGAGCGCGACCGGCTGCGCGCCGAGGCGGAAGCGCTCGTCGCCGGCGTACCGGGGGCGTGGATCGAACCCAAGACGTTCGGCTTCGCGGTGCCCTCGCGCACCGTCCCGGCCGACGAGCGCGCCGAGCTGCACGCCCGCGTGGACGCGCTGATGGCGGCGCAGGCGCCGCACTGGCGCCGGCGCACCGGCCACCACATCGTCGAGTACGCCTTCCGCGAGGAAGGCAAGGACACGGCGATCGCGTGGCTGCGCGCCCACACCGGCGCGACCGCCGTGCTCTTCGCCGGCGACGACGTCACCGACGAAGACGCGCTCGGCTCGCTCGGGCCGGGCGACGTCGGCGTGCGTGTCGGGGCGGGGGAGACCGCGGCATCCGTTCGTGTGGCGGGCATCCCAGAACTGGCCGAGATGCTTGTACGGCTCGCGCACGAGCGCACCCGCACGCGGGAATAG
- a CDS encoding DNA polymerase III subunit gamma/tau, giving the protein MSTGRDDDALSWDGDDDPTLDVGTRPAADPEPAADPVALPDGYTAVGRGSDEVGRIEPDGTVTMPGEPAPLGNIMLVSLGILGGVYALFTIGWIIGGLRLEGTAQFLVSPVGYRFAFWLAVIAPALWFATVYLLTRLSKPWLRLVWLIGGLALLVPWPFVMIGAVGQ; this is encoded by the coding sequence GTGAGCACCGGACGCGACGACGACGCCCTCAGCTGGGACGGCGATGACGATCCCACGCTCGACGTCGGGACCCGACCCGCGGCCGACCCGGAACCCGCGGCAGATCCGGTGGCGCTGCCGGACGGCTACACCGCGGTCGGACGCGGCAGCGACGAGGTCGGCCGGATCGAGCCCGACGGGACGGTGACGATGCCGGGCGAGCCGGCGCCGCTCGGCAACATCATGCTCGTGAGCCTCGGCATCCTCGGCGGCGTCTACGCACTCTTCACGATCGGCTGGATCATCGGTGGGCTGCGCCTGGAGGGCACCGCGCAGTTCCTCGTGAGCCCCGTCGGGTATCGCTTCGCCTTCTGGCTCGCCGTCATCGCGCCGGCGCTGTGGTTCGCGACGGTGTACCTGCTCACGCGGCTGTCGAAGCCGTGGCTGCGGCTGGTCTGGCTGATCGGCGGGCTCGCCCTCCTCGTCCCGTGGCCGTTCGTGATGATCGGAGCGGTGGGACAATGA